In Balaenoptera musculus isolate JJ_BM4_2016_0621 chromosome 17, mBalMus1.pri.v3, whole genome shotgun sequence, a genomic segment contains:
- the PCMTD1 gene encoding protein-L-isoaspartate O-methyltransferase domain-containing protein 1 isoform X4: MKILLKVGGILVMPIEDQLTQIMRTGQNTWESKNILAVSFAPLVQPSKNDNGKPDSVGLPPCAVRNLQDLARIYIRRTLRNFINDEMQAKGISQRAPPKRKRKRVKQRINTYVFVGNQLIPQPLDSEEDEKMEEDEEGEERERGETQKLEEPPQNLLREKIMRLPLPESLKAYLTYFREK, translated from the exons ATGAAGATCCTGCTGAAGGTCGGGGGCATCCTCGTGATGCCTATAGAAGACCAG TTAACACAAATTATGCGAACTGGACAGAACACTTGGGAAAGTAAAAACATCCTTGCTGTGTCATTTGCCCCACTTGTGCAGCCGAGCAAGAATGACAATGGCAAACCAGATTCTGTGGGCCTCC cCCCCTGTGCTGTCAGGAATCTGCAGGACTTGGCTCGTATTTACATTCGACGCACACTTAGAAATTTCATAAATGATGAGATGCAGGCCAAGGGGATTTCTCAGAGGGCTCCGcccaaaaggaagaggaagagggtcaAGCAGAGGATTAACACTTACGTCTTTGTGGGGAATCAGCTCATTCCTCAGCCTCTAGACAGTGAGGAGGatgagaagatggaggaagatgaagagggggaggagagagagcgcGGCGAAACCCAGAAGCTGGAGGAGCCGCCCCAGAACCTGCTGCGGGAGAAGATCATGAGGCTCCCCCTGCCCGAGTCTCTGAAAGCTTACTTGACGTATTTTCGGGAAAAATAA